One genomic region from Terasakiella sp. SH-1 encodes:
- the pqqC gene encoding pyrroloquinoline-quinone synthase PqqC has translation MIKVEKVLSPDELEAALRSIGAERYHNLHPFHKMLHGGEMNLGQVQAWALNRYVYQQGIPIKDYAILANCEDKELRNIWRQRIFDHDGQGDDIGGIERWLRLCEALGLDREYVKSMEGVHPASKHAVDTYINFCRRAPLLIGFASCLTELFAPKIHKERIAGMLENYDFVSEEMTAYFRERLTQAPRDVDFALKYVKENATTIKEQQAVIDALYMKTGVLWAQLDALYLSYVSPGMIPPGCFVPEGFEQAAAE, from the coding sequence ATGATTAAAGTCGAGAAGGTTTTGTCCCCAGATGAACTGGAGGCGGCACTTCGCTCAATCGGTGCAGAACGTTATCACAACCTGCACCCGTTTCACAAAATGCTCCATGGTGGGGAAATGAATTTGGGTCAGGTTCAAGCCTGGGCCTTGAACCGCTATGTCTATCAGCAAGGTATTCCGATTAAGGATTACGCGATCCTGGCTAATTGTGAAGATAAGGAACTGCGCAACATTTGGCGTCAGCGGATCTTTGATCATGACGGTCAGGGCGATGATATCGGCGGGATTGAACGTTGGCTGCGCCTGTGTGAGGCCCTTGGACTCGATCGTGAATATGTCAAATCCATGGAAGGGGTTCACCCGGCCAGTAAACATGCGGTCGACACCTATATTAACTTCTGTCGTCGTGCACCGTTGTTGATCGGTTTTGCTTCATGTTTGACAGAATTGTTTGCGCCGAAAATCCATAAGGAACGTATTGCGGGCATGCTGGAAAACTATGATTTTGTCAGCGAAGAAATGACCGCTTATTTCCGCGAACGTTTGACTCAAGCCCCGCGTGATGTGGATTTTGCCCTGAAATACGTTAAGGAAAATGCCACAACGATCAAAGAGCAACAGGCTGTGATTGATGCGCTGTACATGAAGACGGGCGTGCTGTGGGCACAGCTGGATGCGCTTTATTTATCTTACGTTTCACCGGGCATGATCCCACCGGGCTGCTTTGTGCCCGAAGGGTTTGAACAAGCGGCAGCTGAGTAA
- the pqqA gene encoding pyrroloquinoline quinone precursor peptide PqqA, with product MPQVRKTVIKETDMKWETPAYCDLRLGFEVTAYINVR from the coding sequence GTGCCACAAGTTAGAAAAACTGTCATCAAGGAGACTGACATGAAGTGGGAAACACCGGCTTACTGCGACCTGCGTTTGGGCTTTGAAGTTACAGCTTACATCAACGTACGCTAA
- the pqqD gene encoding pyrroloquinoline quinone biosynthesis peptide chaperone PqqD produces MQNSPINLSDCPAINPVYIFRWEESQQAHMLLYPEGLIKLNGPAGYIMNLVDGKRTVEEIVLRLKEQFNASDELADDVFAFMETALDKGWIKV; encoded by the coding sequence TTGCAAAACAGCCCGATTAATTTAAGTGATTGTCCGGCGATTAACCCGGTTTATATTTTTCGCTGGGAAGAGTCCCAACAGGCGCATATGCTGTTATATCCCGAAGGTCTGATTAAATTGAACGGCCCGGCTGGCTACATCATGAATTTGGTGGATGGAAAGCGCACGGTTGAAGAAATTGTGCTACGTTTAAAAGAACAATTTAATGCCAGTGATGAGCTGGCCGATGATGTGTTTGCCTTTATGGAGACGGCCCTTGACAAAGGATGGATCAAAGTTTGA